A genomic window from Periweissella cryptocerci includes:
- a CDS encoding Ig-like domain-containing protein: MKLKKISALSLVTVFALSALGTPVHAAKLQKLPAKTSVSALYVNKQTITGSTAKGATIKLAKSNGKLVKQVKANKKGNFKLKLTKKIKAKKNQNFKVTITKKGYKTKVFLVKAQAFQFDINKVYHLKKEIKLKTAAKATVTVYQVSGKKQIKLASKKATKAGNATIKYTKNLKAGSKLVIKSTLKKQTLKKTVKIAKSNVPTLSGIAKEYFAGTINLKGKSLKNATIKISYQTASGKQNVNVKTDKQGKFTKQLKNVAAGTTLSARVANNLVGTSKTVTAKISAHTVVLHNHSNLTAVFKANPHMVELDLTQLDLKSDQGDKMVELVDAMHNLDNLATINFAGATVNFNNLLVLNDQLKSNTPLSIMGTFTSLNLENVQITNSNFTKDELEQELAKSSMFGYISNWNTVTVS; the protein is encoded by the coding sequence ATGAAATTAAAAAAAATCAGTGCGCTGAGTTTGGTGACGGTATTTGCGCTAAGTGCGTTGGGGACACCCGTCCACGCCGCTAAATTACAAAAATTACCAGCGAAAACCAGCGTGTCAGCATTGTATGTTAATAAGCAAACGATTACCGGTTCGACGGCTAAAGGTGCAACCATCAAGTTGGCCAAGAGTAACGGCAAGTTAGTCAAGCAAGTTAAAGCCAACAAAAAGGGTAACTTTAAGCTTAAGCTAACCAAAAAAATTAAAGCGAAGAAGAATCAAAATTTTAAAGTTACCATTACGAAAAAAGGTTACAAAACTAAGGTCTTTTTGGTAAAAGCCCAAGCCTTCCAATTTGATATTAATAAAGTTTATCATTTGAAAAAGGAAATTAAGCTGAAGACGGCCGCCAAAGCAACCGTGACCGTCTACCAAGTTAGTGGTAAGAAGCAGATTAAACTAGCAAGCAAGAAGGCGACTAAAGCCGGGAATGCCACAATCAAGTACACTAAAAATTTAAAAGCTGGTTCAAAATTGGTGATTAAATCAACCTTGAAGAAGCAAACTTTAAAAAAGACGGTGAAAATTGCTAAATCCAACGTACCAACGCTTAGTGGGATTGCCAAGGAATATTTTGCTGGGACCATTAATTTAAAAGGGAAGTCATTGAAAAATGCCACCATCAAAATTAGTTACCAGACCGCAAGTGGCAAGCAAAACGTCAATGTTAAAACTGACAAGCAAGGTAAGTTTACCAAGCAATTGAAAAATGTGGCCGCGGGGACGACGTTAAGTGCCCGGGTTGCCAATAACTTAGTGGGTACCAGTAAGACGGTGACAGCTAAAATTTCGGCCCACACAGTTGTATTACACAATCATAGTAACTTAACGGCGGTATTTAAGGCGAATCCCCACATGGTAGAATTAGATTTAACGCAACTGGATCTGAAGTCCGATCAAGGTGATAAGATGGTGGAATTAGTGGACGCCATGCATAACCTGGACAACCTGGCGACCATTAATTTTGCTGGGGCCACCGTTAATTTCAATAACTTATTAGTGTTGAACGACCAATTGAAATCTAATACACCACTTTCAATTATGGGGACGTTTACGTCATTAAATTTAGAAAATGTTCAAATTACTAATTCTAACTTTACGAAGGATGAATTGGAGCAAGAACTGGCCAAAAGTTCAATGTTTGGTTATATCAGTAACTGGAATACGGTTACAGTTAGTTAA
- a CDS encoding LCP family protein — protein sequence MANSKKNKHRKHSSKKPRKVWKWIVGVLVAIILIIGGVTLYSYLNVKKSADEMYHPVKVSKTRDVQALLKAGKPVSILVMGAMTTDEATMSEAFKGNTDTMMLVTLNAQKHAMTMVNINSTLLTDIPGYAEYSPATIGSAYSFGKAATAIKTVQDYLNVPVDFYMMMNITGFQKLIDQIGGIDVTPTANYSFEGSEFTTGQPVHLDNLTTLKYIGAPTDDPTASLAQQVRMKEVLTATLKKAFAPKNVTNLGLIRSMAKEANTDLTMSDLTTVIRKYNSAATGSVDTKTLNGEVVKADKQAFAVASQADKQNLTDALRTSLALPSAKTSAAIAVK from the coding sequence ATGGCGAATAGTAAAAAAAATAAACATCGGAAACACAGCTCCAAGAAACCACGCAAAGTGTGGAAATGGATTGTGGGCGTACTTGTAGCAATTATTTTAATTATCGGTGGGGTGACCCTGTACAGTTATTTGAACGTTAAAAAGAGTGCTGACGAAATGTATCACCCGGTAAAAGTTTCAAAAACGCGGGACGTGCAAGCGCTATTGAAAGCTGGTAAGCCGGTTTCAATCCTAGTAATGGGTGCCATGACGACGGATGAAGCAACGATGAGCGAAGCATTTAAGGGTAACACTGATACGATGATGTTGGTGACGTTGAATGCGCAAAAGCATGCGATGACAATGGTTAACATTAATTCCACATTGTTAACTGACATTCCTGGCTATGCTGAATACAGTCCCGCAACAATCGGTTCGGCGTATTCATTTGGCAAAGCTGCGACAGCAATTAAAACGGTCCAAGATTATTTGAATGTGCCAGTTGATTTTTACATGATGATGAATATTACTGGTTTCCAAAAATTAATTGATCAAATTGGTGGCATTGATGTCACACCAACTGCCAACTACAGCTTTGAGGGCTCAGAATTTACCACTGGCCAACCAGTGCATTTAGACAACTTAACGACGTTGAAGTATATTGGTGCACCAACCGATGATCCAACTGCGTCATTGGCGCAACAAGTTCGGATGAAGGAAGTCTTAACGGCGACCCTCAAGAAGGCGTTTGCCCCTAAAAATGTGACGAACCTCGGTTTGATTCGGTCAATGGCTAAAGAAGCTAATACTGATTTGACCATGAGTGATTTAACGACGGTCATCCGCAAGTACAATAGTGCGGCGACTGGTTCAGTTGATACTAAAACCTTAAATGGTGAAGTGGTCAAAGCGGACAAGCAAGCATTTGCCGTTGCCTCACAAGCTGACAAGCAAAATCTGACCGACGCATTGCGGACTAGTTTAGCTTTACCAAGCGCAAAGACTAGTGCGGCAATCGCAGTTAAATAA